Proteins from one Oncorhynchus tshawytscha isolate Ot180627B unplaced genomic scaffold, Otsh_v2.0 Un_contig_4324_pilon_pilon, whole genome shotgun sequence genomic window:
- the LOC112243288 gene encoding myeloid-associated differentiation marker-like protein 2 has translation MSPQGGQYLNKAAVFSSLGAARLSQLALGCSVVAMVSHSAGYSGGSYGVFCMAVWCACFGMTTVVFFLDATRLHACLPVSWDNLTVAFAALATLMYVTASVVYPVYFVRAECPYGGCEVRNFRIAVTVCSIAGSLAYGAEVILSRAKPGRVVGYMATVSGLLKVVQGFVACIIFGALANGTEYSRHVATIYCVVVYAVCFAMTTVVVILTVSGRTGCLKLPFDRFVVVYTLLAVLLYLSASVVWPVFCFDRKYGSPERPSSCPRGRCPWDSKVVVAVFSFVNLALYVADLVYSQRIRFVTQQPRV, from the exons ATGAGCCCTCAGGGGGGTCAGTACCTCAACAAGGCAGCGGTCTTCTCCTCGCTTGGCGCCGCCCGCCTCTCCCAGCTGGCCCTGGGCTGCTCAGTGGTCGCCATGGTGAGCCACAGTGCGGGCTACAGCGGCGGGTCGTACGGCGTGTTCTGCATGGCGGTGTGGTGCGCGTGCTTCGGCATGACGACGGTGGTATTCTTCCTGGACGCCACCCGTCTCCACGCCTGTCTGCCCGTCTCCTGGGATAACCTGACGGTGGCATTCGCCGCCCTGGCGACCCTCAT gtATGTGACAGCCTCGGTGGTTTACCCAGTCTACTTTGTCAGAGCAGAGTGCCCCTACGGAGGCTGTGAGGTCCGGAACTTCCGCATCGCCGTCACTGTCTGCTCCATCGCCGGCTCCCTGGCCTACGGCGCCGAGGTGATCCTCTCGCGGGCCAAACCAGGCCGGGTCGTGGGCTACATGGCAACCGTCTCCGGCCTCCTCAAGGTCGTCCAGGGCTTTGTGGCGTGCATTATCTTCGGAGCGCTGGCGAACGGGACCGAGTATTCTCGTCACGTAGCGACGATTTACTGCGTGGTCGTCTACGCCGTCTGCTTCGCCATGACGACCGTCGTGGTTATATTGACCGTGTCCGGTCGCACCGGGTGTTTGAAGTTACCGTTCGACCGGTTTGTTGTGGTTTACACGCTCTTGGCGGTTCTTCTCTACCTCAGCGCCTCCGTCGTCTGGCCCGTGTTCTGCTTCGACAGGAAGTACGGATCGCCAGAGCGCCCGTCGTCATGCCCGCGGGGCCGGTGTCCGTGGGATAGTAAGGTGGTCGTTGCAGTGTTTAGCTTCGTCAACCTGGCGCTGTATGTCGCCGACCTGGTTTACTCACAACGGATACGTTTCGTAACCCAGCAACCACGGGTGTAG